One Triticum dicoccoides isolate Atlit2015 ecotype Zavitan chromosome 5B, WEW_v2.0, whole genome shotgun sequence genomic window carries:
- the LOC119305700 gene encoding uncharacterized protein LOC119305700, protein MSMHTNFGSLTSLVRSVEGGPMSRLIQDQCDLQLGFGAQKQQIYPSFEEHLRMASAGAPQFGNMGRHNPMPVHVPVPEPTLMLGYEPTLMLGYAPQFGSCPPVQLGWDLSKMVGVLQSVCVWCNTRFQHFGTAEQQNDSVGFICPACKDKTSGHLGTLNNGSLL, encoded by the exons ATGTCCATGCACACCAATTTTGGTAGCTTGACCTCTTTGGTTCGTTCCGTTGAAGGTGGTCCAATGAGCAGACTTATTCAAGATCAG TGCGATTTGCAACTTGGATTTGGTGCACAGAAGCAGCAAATATATCCTAGTTTTGAGGAGCACCTTCGGATGGCCTCAGCTGGAGCTCCGCAGTTCGGGAACATGGGCAGACACAATCCTATGCCTGTGCATGTGCCCGTGCCCGAGCCAACACTGATGCTAGGGTATGAGCCAACGTTGATGCTGGGTTATGCACCGCAGTTCGGGAGCTGCCCTCCGGTCCAGTTAGGTTGGGACCTGTCCAAGATGGTTGGCGTGCTCCAGTCCGTATGTGTGTGGTGCAACACAAGGTTCCAGCATTTTGGCACGGCCGAGCAGCAGAACGATTCTGTTGGCTTCATTTGCCCCGCGTGCAAGGACAAGACATCTGGTCATCTTGGCACACTCAACAATGGTTCATTGCTTTAG